The Actinomycetota bacterium region CGGTGGGATCTCCGGTGGACGACGGTTCGGCGGAGTCCACCTGGAAGTCGTCGTCGCCTCCGCCCAGGTTCCCGGAAGCCGCAGCCACCGCCAACGACGCCAGGACAAAGATCCCGATCAATGCCGCAATTAGGGTTCGCCGGCCTGGTTTGTGCATGAGGGCCTCCTGCGGGTGGACTCTGCCAATCTACCCCCATTTGACGGTGCTCCGGGCCGGTTGGTTCCCAGGTGCCGTGCAAGGCACTAGTCCCACAAAGCCGCAACCATCCGGTCGACAGCCTCGATCCCGGTCGCAGCGCCGGCGGCGGGATCCTCCGGGTCGGCGACCGGCGTGCGAGAGGAGCTGGTGCTGTCCATGCACGACAGAACCGCAGGCGTGAAGAAGCGGGTCAGCTGGCCGTACCCGTGGCCGTCGTCCCGTCCGTGCGGGCGGAAGTGGTAGCGGAGCGGCGAGTAGGTGTAGAGGTGGTTGCGAGCCCGGGTCATGGCAACGTAGAGGAGGCGGCGCTCCTCCTCGATTTGTTCGGCGTCTCCGGTGGCCAGGTCGGACGGGATGTGGCCGTCGGTGACGTGGAGAACGTGGACCACATCCCACTCGCACCCCTTGGCCGAGTGGATCGTGCTGATCGTCACGAAGTCGTCGTCCAGGTGCGGCGGGCCGGCCAGGTCGCTGGTGGAGCTGGGTGGGTCGAGCGTCAGGTCGGCCAGGAACTGCCGCAGGCTGGAGCTTGCCGCCGCCAGCCGGCCCAGCTGGTCCAGGTCCGCGATGCGGGCGCCCGAGTTGGGGTACCGGGCGGTGACCGCCGGGTCCAGCCACGACCTGGCGCGCTCGACCGCGGCGCCGGGTGCCTCCGGTCCCAGGCTGCGGCACTCCGCAAGCGCCTCGGCCAGGGCTCGGACAGCTGTCTGCGGGGCCTCGGGCAGCCGGGAAATCGCATCGACCAATCCCTCGTCGGGGCTCTCTTCCTCCAGGATCCCCGCGGTGACCCGACGGGCGGCGCCGGGCCCCAGGCCGTCGATCAGCTGGAGCACCCGGAACCACGCCAGCTCGTCCCGGGGGTTCTCTATCAGCCGCATCAGGCACACCATGTCCTTGACGTGCGCCGCCTCCAGGAACCGAAGGCCACCGTACTTGATGAACGGGATTTTGCGGGCGGTGAGCTCCATCTCCAGCAGGCTCGAGTGGTGGGCGGCCCGCACGAGGATCGCCTGTCCCTGCAGCTTGGTCCCCTGCTCGTGGTGGTGCAACAGCCGGTCGCACACCTGCCGGGACTGATCGGACTCGTCGTCGCAGCGCACCAGCACCGGGCGCCCCCGGTCGTCCCGGGACGACCACAACTCCT contains the following coding sequences:
- a CDS encoding ATP-dependent helicase, whose product is MFDIETLTPEQRTAATYDAGHLLIVAGAGTGKTTTLTARLTHLLRSGVPPERILMLTFSRRAAAELLNRAEQMTGESTASTWGGTFHAVANRMLRRHGRAIGLEPSFTVLDQTDTADLLALVRKELEGPAEDDQSEAPFRRRARKQTLADILSRCVNTNSPLSQVLRTTFPWCADEKAEIRAAFEAYTARKRERQVLDFDDLLLFWNALLKVPDVARILQSQFDHILVDEYQDTNPLQADLLEAMAGGGATLTAVGDDAQAIYSFRAATHRNIMEFPARFGSEVVMLQRNHRSTPSLVSATNAVIAEASLRHPKELWSSRDDRGRPVLVRCDDESDQSRQVCDRLLHHHEQGTKLQGQAILVRAAHHSSLLEMELTARKIPFIKYGGLRFLEAAHVKDMVCLMRLIENPRDELAWFRVLQLIDGLGPGAARRVTAGILEEESPDEGLVDAISRLPEAPQTAVRALAEALAECRSLGPEAPGAAVERARSWLDPAVTARYPNSGARIADLDQLGRLAAASSSLRQFLADLTLDPPSSTSDLAGPPHLDDDFVTISTIHSAKGCEWDVVHVLHVTDGHIPSDLATGDAEQIEEERRLLYVAMTRARNHLYTYSPLRYHFRPHGRDDGHGYGQLTRFFTPAVLSCMDSTSSSRTPVADPEDPAAGAATGIEAVDRMVAALWD